From Erwinia sp. HDF1-3R, one genomic window encodes:
- the rimM gene encoding ribosome maturation factor RimM (Essential for efficient processing of 16S rRNA) produces MSKQLAAQPPANPLVLGKMGSAYGIRGWLKVFSSTEDAESIFDYQPWFIQRAGQWQLIELEGWKRHNQDMIIKVKGIEDRDAAGLLTNCEIIVNSEQLPVLDSGDYYWKDLIGCQVVTTEGYELGKVTELMETGSNDVLVVKANLKDAFGAKERLIPFLDGQVIKNVDLSTGSIEVDWDPGF; encoded by the coding sequence ATGAGCAAGCAACTCGCCGCGCAGCCTCCCGCTAACCCGTTAGTATTAGGGAAAATGGGATCGGCCTATGGCATCCGTGGTTGGCTCAAAGTGTTTTCCTCCACCGAAGATGCCGAAAGCATTTTTGACTATCAGCCGTGGTTTATCCAGCGGGCGGGTCAATGGCAGCTAATCGAGCTGGAAGGCTGGAAGCGCCACAATCAGGACATGATCATCAAGGTCAAAGGCATTGAAGATCGTGATGCAGCAGGTCTGCTGACGAATTGCGAGATTATCGTTAATTCTGAACAGCTGCCTGTGCTGGACAGCGGTGACTATTACTGGAAAGACCTTATCGGTTGCCAGGTGGTCACAACTGAAGGCTACGAACTGGGTAAAGTCACGGAGTTGATGGAAACCGGTTCGAACGACGTTCTCGTCGTGAAAGCAAACCTGAAGGATGCATTTGGTGCGAAGGAGCGGCTGATTCCGTTCCTTGATGGACAGGTTATCAAGAATGTCGATCTCTCTACCGGCAGTATCGAAGTAGATTGGGATCCTGGTTTTTGA
- the trmD gene encoding tRNA (guanosine(37)-N1)-methyltransferase TrmD: protein MSSGQRGNTPAPSLWIGIISLFPEMFSAVTDYGVTGRAVKNGLLSIQSWSPRDFAHDRHRTVDERPYGGGPGMLMMVQPLRDAIHAAKAAAGEGAKVIYLSPQGRKLDQNGVCELATSEKLILVCGRYEGIDERVIKTEIDEEWSIGDYVLSGGELPAMTLIDSVARFIPGVLGKQASAEEDSFSDGLLDCPHYTRPEVLEGMEVPPVLLSGNHAEIRRWRLKQSLGRTWLRRPELLENLALTEEQATLLTEFQREFNQQHNDDGQSRQ from the coding sequence TTGAGCTCCGGACAACGTGGTAACACGCCAGCGCCGTCGCTGTGGATAGGCATAATCAGCCTGTTCCCGGAGATGTTTAGCGCGGTTACCGACTACGGAGTAACCGGCCGGGCAGTAAAAAATGGCCTGCTCAGCATTCAGAGCTGGAGTCCTCGTGACTTCGCTCATGACCGGCACCGTACCGTGGACGAACGTCCTTACGGTGGCGGACCGGGGATGCTAATGATGGTTCAACCCTTACGGGATGCCATCCACGCAGCAAAAGCAGCGGCAGGAGAAGGTGCAAAGGTGATTTATCTTTCACCTCAGGGGCGCAAACTCGATCAAAACGGCGTTTGCGAACTGGCGACAAGCGAGAAGTTAATTCTGGTTTGCGGTCGCTATGAAGGGATTGATGAGCGCGTAATCAAAACCGAGATCGACGAAGAATGGTCGATTGGCGATTACGTTCTCAGCGGTGGTGAGCTACCCGCAATGACGCTGATTGACTCTGTCGCCCGGTTTATACCTGGCGTACTGGGCAAGCAGGCGTCGGCCGAAGAAGATTCGTTTTCTGATGGTCTGCTGGATTGCCCCCACTATACCCGACCTGAGGTATTAGAAGGGATGGAGGTTCCGCCAGTTCTGCTGTCGGGCAACCATGCTGAAATTCGCCGTTGGCGCCTGAAGCAGTCGCTGGGCCGTACCTGGCTAAGAAGACCTGAACTTCTGGAAAACCTGGCTCTGACTGAAGAGCAAGCAACGTTGCTAACCGAATTCCAGCGGGAGTTCAACCAGCAACATAACGATGATGGGCAGTCCCGGCAGTAG
- the rpsP gene encoding 30S ribosomal protein S16: MVTIRLARHGAKKRPFYQVVVTDSRNARNGRFIERVGFFNPIASGQAEALRLDLDRIEHWVGQGATLSDRVGALIKQAKKAA; the protein is encoded by the coding sequence ATGGTAACAATTCGTTTGGCACGTCACGGCGCTAAAAAGCGTCCGTTTTATCAGGTAGTCGTCACTGACAGCCGCAATGCTCGCAACGGTCGTTTCATTGAGCGCGTTGGTTTCTTCAACCCAATCGCATCTGGTCAGGCTGAAGCACTGCGCCTGGACCTGGACCGCATTGAGCACTGGGTTGGCCAGGGCGCTACGCTGTCCGATCGCGTTGGTGCGCTGATCAAACAAGCTAAGAAAGCAGCTTAA
- the rplS gene encoding 50S ribosomal protein L19, with amino-acid sequence MSNIIKQIEQEQMKQDVPSFRPGDSVEVKVWVVEGSKKRLQAFEGVVIAIRNRGLHSAFTVRKISNGEGVERVFQTHSPVIDSIAVKRRGAVRKAKLYYLRERTGKSARIKERLN; translated from the coding sequence ATGAGCAACATTATCAAGCAAATTGAACAAGAGCAGATGAAGCAGGACGTACCTTCATTCCGTCCGGGTGATTCCGTGGAAGTGAAAGTATGGGTCGTTGAAGGCTCCAAAAAACGTCTGCAGGCATTCGAGGGCGTGGTTATCGCTATTCGTAACCGCGGTCTGCACTCTGCATTCACTGTTCGTAAAATTTCTAACGGCGAAGGTGTTGAGCGTGTATTCCAGACTCACTCACCGGTAATTGACAGCATTGCTGTTAAACGTCGTGGCGCCGTGCGTAAGGCCAAACTGTACTACCTGCGTGAGCGTACTGGTAAGTCAGCTCGTATCAAAGAGCGTCTTAACTAA
- a CDS encoding GpE family phage tail protein, with the protein MADIATVFHWPPSVTESMTLTEVLEWRHKAILRHRASDE; encoded by the coding sequence GTGGCGGACATCGCCACCGTCTTTCACTGGCCGCCCTCCGTTACCGAGTCCATGACGCTGACCGAAGTTCTGGAGTGGCGGCACAAAGCAATCCTGCGACACAGGGCCAGCGATGAGTGA
- a CDS encoding ogr/Delta-like zinc finger family protein: MMNCPKCSHAAHTRSSVVLSENTKERYNQCQNINCGCTFKSLETVTDIIMCPGRVNPVPPHPALPVEAPKHPKANSGSNPLRRVF; this comes from the coding sequence ATGATGAATTGTCCAAAGTGCTCTCACGCTGCACACACACGCAGCAGTGTTGTGCTCTCTGAGAACACAAAAGAACGATACAATCAATGCCAGAACATCAACTGCGGATGTACTTTCAAATCCTTAGAAACTGTAACCGATATAATCATGTGTCCAGGCAGAGTAAATCCCGTACCGCCCCACCCTGCCCTGCCCGTGGAGGCTCCAAAACATCCCAAGGCCAACTCTGGCTCTAACCCGCTTCGGCGGGTTTTTTAA
- a CDS encoding phage tail sheath protein, whose amino-acid sequence MAQDYHHGVRVEEINEGTRTITTVSTAIVGLVCTGDDADAAIFPLNRPVLLTDVLTASGKAGESGTLARSLDAIADQSKPVTVVVRVPQGETEAETTANIIGGVTDGQRTGMKALLAAQSVCGVKPRILGVPGHDTKAVSTELLSVAQSLRGFAYLSAYGCRSVEEAIAYRSNFSQREGMLIWPDFINFDTVLKADATAYATARALGLRAKIDEQTGWHKSLSNVGVNGVTGISKDVFWDLQDPATDAGLLNQNDVTTLIRKDGFRFWGSRCLSDDALFQFECYTRTAQVLMDTMAEAQMWSVDGALNPSLARDIIESIRAKLRSLVNQGYLIGADCWLDESVNDKDTLKAGKLMIDYDYTPVAPLENLLLRQRITDQYLVDFSSRVSA is encoded by the coding sequence ATGGCACAGGATTATCACCACGGCGTGCGCGTTGAGGAAATCAACGAGGGCACCCGAACCATCACCACCGTCAGCACCGCGATTGTCGGGCTGGTCTGCACCGGCGACGACGCTGACGCGGCAATCTTCCCGCTTAACCGCCCGGTGCTGTTAACCGACGTACTCACCGCCAGCGGTAAGGCCGGGGAATCAGGCACGCTGGCCCGCTCACTGGACGCCATCGCTGATCAGTCGAAACCCGTCACCGTCGTCGTGCGCGTGCCGCAGGGCGAAACCGAAGCGGAAACCACTGCCAACATTATCGGCGGCGTGACCGACGGCCAGCGCACCGGCATGAAGGCTTTGCTGGCCGCGCAGTCTGTCTGCGGCGTAAAGCCCCGCATTCTGGGCGTGCCGGGCCATGACACCAAAGCTGTCTCAACCGAGCTTCTGAGCGTAGCGCAGAGCCTGCGCGGCTTTGCCTACCTGTCAGCCTACGGCTGCAGGAGTGTTGAAGAGGCGATTGCCTACCGCAGCAATTTCAGCCAGCGCGAAGGGATGCTGATCTGGCCTGACTTCATCAACTTTGACACCGTGCTGAAGGCGGACGCGACGGCCTACGCCACCGCCCGCGCGCTGGGCCTGCGCGCCAAAATCGACGAGCAGACCGGCTGGCACAAGTCCCTGTCAAACGTTGGCGTGAACGGCGTCACCGGCATTTCAAAAGACGTTTTCTGGGACCTGCAGGATCCGGCCACTGATGCGGGCCTGCTGAACCAGAACGACGTCACCACGCTGATCCGTAAAGACGGCTTCCGCTTCTGGGGTTCCCGCTGCCTCAGTGATGACGCGCTGTTTCAGTTTGAGTGTTACACCCGCACAGCGCAGGTGCTCATGGACACGATGGCAGAAGCGCAGATGTGGTCCGTTGACGGCGCGCTGAACCCGTCGCTGGCCCGCGACATCATCGAAAGCATCCGCGCGAAGCTGCGCAGCCTGGTGAATCAGGGCTATCTGATTGGCGCGGACTGCTGGCTGGACGAGAGCGTGAACGACAAGGACACGCTCAAGGCGGGCAAGCTGATGATCGATTACGACTACACGCCGGTGGCGCCACTGGAAAACCTGCTTCTGCGCCAGCGCATCACTGACCAGTATCTGGTCGACTTCAGCAGCCGCGTCAGCGCATAA
- a CDS encoding phage late control D family protein produces MMTSPWINGQQNSPAFRLTMDGADITQKLEKRLLSLTLTDNRGFEADQLDIELDDADGQLQLPRRGIVLSLSLGWQGEALFPKGSYTVDEIEHSGTPDRLTLRARSADFRQTLNTKREKSWHKTTAGEIVQDIAGRHKLKAAMGEDMAATEIDHLDQTNESDASFLMRLAKQCGAVACVKDGNLLFIRQGQGKTASGRALPVITLQRRDGDSHRFTLADRDAYTGVIASWLHTREPAKKPVAKVKRRRRKTTVKKKKEPEAKQGDYLIGTDENVLVLSRTYANRGNAERAAKMQWERLQRGVATFSIQLAKGRAELYTEMPVKVSGFKQQIDAGEWIITTLTHSLSADSGYTTSIELEVKIEDSNVQ; encoded by the coding sequence ATGATGACCAGCCCGTGGATTAACGGTCAGCAGAACTCCCCCGCTTTCCGGCTGACGATGGACGGTGCAGATATCACGCAGAAGCTGGAAAAGCGCCTGCTGAGCCTGACGCTCACTGACAACCGGGGCTTTGAGGCGGACCAGTTGGACATTGAGCTGGACGACGCGGACGGCCAGCTGCAGCTGCCGCGCCGGGGCATTGTGCTGTCGCTTTCGCTGGGCTGGCAGGGTGAGGCGCTGTTTCCGAAAGGCAGCTATACGGTTGACGAGATCGAGCACAGCGGCACACCTGACCGCCTGACGCTGCGGGCGCGCAGCGCGGACTTCCGGCAGACGCTGAACACGAAGCGGGAAAAGTCCTGGCACAAAACCACTGCGGGGGAAATTGTCCAGGATATCGCCGGGCGGCACAAACTGAAGGCTGCGATGGGTGAGGACATGGCAGCAACAGAAATAGACCATCTTGATCAGACCAATGAATCAGACGCCAGCTTTCTGATGCGCCTAGCTAAACAGTGCGGTGCGGTGGCCTGCGTCAAGGACGGTAATCTGCTGTTTATCCGCCAGGGTCAGGGTAAAACGGCAAGCGGCAGAGCGCTGCCGGTTATCACCCTTCAGCGCAGGGACGGAGACAGCCACCGCTTCACCCTGGCGGACCGGGACGCCTACACCGGCGTGATTGCCAGCTGGCTGCACACCCGCGAACCGGCAAAGAAGCCAGTGGCGAAGGTGAAGCGCAGACGCCGTAAAACCACGGTGAAGAAAAAGAAGGAACCGGAGGCGAAGCAAGGGGATTACCTTATCGGCACGGACGAGAACGTGCTCGTACTGAGCCGCACTTACGCGAACCGGGGCAACGCCGAACGGGCGGCAAAAATGCAGTGGGAGCGCCTGCAGCGTGGTGTTGCAACATTCTCAATCCAGCTGGCGAAGGGGCGCGCAGAGCTTTACACGGAAATGCCGGTGAAGGTAAGCGGCTTCAAGCAGCAGATTGATGCGGGGGAATGGATCATCACAACGCTGACGCACAGCCTGAGCGCTGACAGCGGATATACGACCAGTATCGAACTTGAAGTTAAAATCGAGGACTCAAACGTGCAATAG
- a CDS encoding phage major tail tube protein codes for MALPRKLKHLNLFNAGNNWQGLVESVTLPKFTRKFEKYRGGGMAGAVDIDMGLDDGALDTEFTIGGTEALLIKQMGTTTVDGIQLRFTGSIQRDDTGEVQAVELVTRGRYKELDSGEWKTGESSTTKVSGTNSYAKLTINGEVLYECDLVNMIEIVGGTDLMEAHRNALGL; via the coding sequence ATGGCATTACCCCGCAAACTCAAGCATCTGAACCTGTTCAACGCAGGCAACAACTGGCAGGGGCTGGTTGAGTCCGTGACGCTGCCGAAATTCACCCGCAAGTTTGAGAAGTATCGCGGCGGTGGCATGGCCGGTGCTGTGGACATTGACATGGGCCTGGACGATGGCGCGCTGGATACGGAATTCACCATTGGCGGCACTGAAGCGCTGCTGATTAAGCAGATGGGCACCACCACTGTGGACGGCATTCAGCTGCGCTTTACCGGCTCCATTCAGCGCGACGACACCGGCGAAGTGCAAGCGGTCGAGCTGGTCACGCGCGGACGCTATAAGGAGCTGGACTCCGGCGAATGGAAAACCGGCGAATCCAGCACCACCAAAGTGTCCGGCACCAACAGTTACGCAAAGCTGACCATCAACGGCGAAGTGCTCTATGAGTGCGATCTGGTGAACATGATCGAAATCGTGGGCGGCACCGACCTGATGGAAGCGCACCGCAACGCGCTGGGCCTGTAA
- a CDS encoding phage tail tape measure protein has translation MSDKNLRLQVVLGAVDKLTPPFRSARDSTRELAGTLRDTRNTLKALDAQAGRIDGFRKTRSQLAVTAHNLKAAREEAARMAVQFTETNKPTAAQARVLEQAKNRASQLQQTYNGLRLSVQRQREALGAAGVDTKKLSQAQRELKSQSDEARAAIDRQQQALKKLGDRQAKMRAVRERYSRSLEVRDHVAGAGAATSAAGLAMGAPVLASVQSSAAMEDAMKGVAKQVNGLRDDSGNRTKQFYDMQAAIKAASEQLPMENGAIDYAALVEGGARMGVTNQNDSYEDQKRDLLAFATTAAKASTAFELAEGLGKIAQLYKIPTRNIEQLGDALNYLDDNAMSKGADIIDVLQRMGGVADRMNFRQVAALGSTFLTLGATSEIAASSANAMVRELSIATMQSNRFMDGMDLLKLDPAKIEKQMTTDAMGTIMRVLEKVKKLPDSKRVPALTMLFGKEFGPAAAKLVNNMPELRRQLALTQGDAAKGSMQKESDINKDSLSAQWMLTKTGVSNTMSDLGDSLRTPLMDIMNMVKKVTGATRRWVENNKELAGTLVKAAAVISAVVLMLGTFMIGLAAMLGPLALLRLSFNVLGIKAFSAFGLIKSAIGIVGNGVLWLGRLMFANPILAVIGLIAAGALLIWQNWDTLGPKLAALWDGISTKVSSVWTAIRTYISTKWGEIVADAKVLPARFQEAGSQMIDGLMAGISQKWDAIKNKLSSLTDYLPDFLKPGGDKSGGPQLPRAAQAKTGGGVSLPPGGFPAFAGMYDSGGFIPSGQFGVAGENGPELVSGPANVTSRRSTARLAALAALTLGGAATAETNPLHPLSLPVQAYRQEAPRMSGSATQGAAPLIHASFTIVQQPGQNQQDLVDEVMRRLEAKERQAQARARSSYRDRGGFEE, from the coding sequence ATGAGTGATAAAAATCTGCGTTTACAGGTCGTGCTGGGCGCGGTCGATAAGCTGACGCCCCCCTTCCGCAGCGCCCGCGACAGCACGCGCGAGCTGGCTGGCACACTGCGCGACACGCGCAACACCCTCAAGGCGCTGGACGCTCAGGCCGGACGCATTGACGGCTTCCGTAAAACCCGCTCACAGCTTGCCGTGACCGCCCATAACCTCAAAGCCGCCCGCGAAGAAGCCGCGCGGATGGCCGTGCAGTTTACGGAAACAAACAAGCCTACCGCCGCGCAGGCCCGCGTGCTGGAGCAGGCAAAGAACCGCGCCAGCCAGCTGCAGCAGACTTACAACGGGCTGCGCCTGTCGGTGCAGCGGCAGCGTGAGGCGCTGGGTGCTGCCGGTGTCGATACGAAGAAACTGAGCCAGGCACAGCGCGAGCTGAAAAGTCAGTCGGACGAGGCGCGCGCCGCCATTGACCGGCAGCAGCAGGCGCTTAAAAAGCTGGGAGATCGGCAGGCAAAAATGCGCGCGGTACGTGAGCGATATTCCCGATCGCTTGAGGTGCGCGACCACGTGGCCGGTGCCGGTGCGGCAACGTCTGCTGCCGGGCTGGCAATGGGCGCGCCGGTGCTGGCCTCCGTGCAATCTTCAGCGGCAATGGAAGACGCCATGAAAGGCGTGGCAAAGCAGGTTAACGGGCTGCGCGACGACAGCGGCAACCGCACGAAGCAGTTCTATGACATGCAGGCCGCCATCAAGGCCGCCAGTGAGCAACTGCCTATGGAAAACGGCGCGATTGACTACGCCGCCCTGGTTGAGGGTGGCGCGCGCATGGGCGTGACTAACCAGAACGATTCTTATGAAGACCAGAAGCGGGACCTGCTGGCCTTTGCCACCACAGCGGCGAAGGCGTCCACTGCGTTTGAGCTGGCCGAAGGGCTGGGCAAGATTGCGCAGCTGTACAAAATCCCCACGCGAAACATTGAACAGCTGGGCGATGCACTGAACTACCTGGACGATAACGCCATGTCCAAAGGGGCGGACATCATTGATGTGCTGCAGCGTATGGGTGGCGTGGCCGACAGGATGAACTTCCGTCAGGTGGCGGCGCTGGGTTCAACATTCCTGACGCTGGGTGCCACCTCTGAGATTGCAGCCAGTTCCGCTAATGCCATGGTGCGCGAGCTGTCTATAGCCACGATGCAGAGTAACCGGTTTATGGACGGCATGGACCTGCTGAAACTGGACCCGGCAAAGATTGAAAAGCAGATGACCACTGATGCGATGGGCACCATCATGCGCGTTCTGGAAAAGGTTAAAAAACTGCCGGACAGCAAGAGAGTGCCCGCGCTGACGATGCTCTTTGGCAAAGAATTTGGGCCTGCAGCGGCAAAACTTGTCAATAACATGCCGGAGCTGCGCCGACAGCTGGCACTGACACAGGGGGATGCTGCAAAGGGTTCGATGCAGAAGGAATCTGACATCAACAAGGACTCGCTTTCGGCACAGTGGATGCTGACCAAAACCGGCGTTTCCAACACCATGAGCGACCTGGGCGATTCGCTGCGCACGCCGCTGATGGACATCATGAACATGGTGAAAAAAGTTACCGGTGCAACCCGCCGCTGGGTGGAAAACAACAAGGAGCTGGCGGGCACGCTGGTAAAAGCAGCGGCGGTCATATCGGCGGTGGTGCTGATGCTGGGCACGTTCATGATCGGCCTGGCAGCAATGCTGGGACCGCTTGCGCTGCTGCGGCTCAGCTTCAACGTGTTAGGTATCAAAGCATTCAGCGCCTTCGGACTAATTAAAAGCGCCATCGGCATCGTGGGGAACGGCGTGCTGTGGCTGGGGCGGCTGATGTTCGCAAACCCGATTCTGGCCGTTATCGGGCTGATTGCCGCCGGGGCGCTGCTTATCTGGCAGAACTGGGACACGCTGGGGCCAAAACTTGCCGCGCTGTGGGACGGCATCAGCACAAAGGTCAGCAGCGTCTGGACCGCGATCCGCACCTACATCAGCACAAAGTGGGGTGAGATTGTAGCCGACGCGAAGGTGCTGCCCGCGCGGTTTCAGGAGGCCGGTTCACAGATGATTGACGGCCTGATGGCGGGCATCAGTCAGAAGTGGGACGCCATCAAAAACAAGCTGTCGTCACTGACCGACTACCTGCCGGACTTTCTGAAACCGGGCGGCGATAAGTCCGGCGGGCCGCAGCTGCCGCGCGCGGCGCAGGCAAAAACGGGGGGCGGTGTATCCCTGCCGCCGGGAGGTTTTCCGGCGTTTGCGGGCATGTACGACAGCGGCGGCTTTATCCCGTCCGGTCAGTTTGGTGTGGCCGGTGAGAACGGACCGGAGCTGGTCAGCGGTCCGGCGAACGTGACCAGCCGCCGGAGCACCGCACGGCTGGCGGCACTGGCGGCGCTGACGCTGGGCGGCGCAGCGACGGCGGAGACAAACCCCCTGCACCCGCTGAGCCTGCCTGTTCAGGCGTACCGGCAGGAAGCACCGCGCATGAGTGGCAGTGCTACACAGGGAGCTGCGCCGCTGATTCATGCCTCCTTCACCATCGTGCAGCAGCCGGGGCAGAATCAGCAGGATCTGGTTGATGAGGTGATGCGCAGGCTGGAGGCAAAAGAGCGGCAGGCGCAGGCCCGCGCCCGCAGCAGTTACCGCGACAGGGGAGGATTTGAGGAATGA
- a CDS encoding tail fiber assembly protein — translation MAKVTLDKNGLAKSAGTLTIYNFDAISGEFTGSNDEYLAQGVGLPANACITAPPVIEAGLVAIYQDGAWTAVADHRGKTVYSVTDGAVVMINAPGDYPADTTPLKPATAWDKWDGEKWVTNSAKEKAAAVKEARERQALLIAEANSITQAWQTQLRLDMITDKDKASLISWMKYIQALQNIDISHNSKISWPPRPDV, via the coding sequence ATGGCTAAGGTAACACTTGATAAAAACGGCCTGGCAAAATCGGCCGGCACACTGACGATTTATAATTTTGATGCGATAAGCGGCGAGTTCACTGGCTCAAATGATGAGTATCTGGCGCAGGGTGTAGGCCTTCCCGCTAATGCCTGCATCACCGCACCGCCCGTTATTGAAGCCGGACTCGTAGCGATTTATCAGGATGGAGCCTGGACGGCTGTAGCCGATCATCGCGGAAAAACGGTTTACTCAGTCACTGACGGCGCAGTAGTGATGATTAACGCACCGGGTGATTATCCGGCAGACACTACACCACTTAAACCTGCAACCGCCTGGGATAAATGGGATGGTGAAAAATGGGTGACTAATTCAGCTAAAGAGAAAGCGGCAGCTGTCAAAGAAGCCAGAGAACGGCAGGCCCTGCTGATTGCCGAAGCGAACAGCATTACTCAGGCATGGCAAACGCAACTGCGCCTGGACATGATCACCGATAAGGATAAGGCTTCGCTCATCTCATGGATGAAATATATTCAGGCCTTACAAAATATCGACATATCCCACAATTCTAAAATTAGCTGGCCGCCTCGCCCGGACGTTTAA
- a CDS encoding phage tail protein encodes MMMTLGLFVFMLKTVPYQELQYQRSWRLPSNSRVGARPSLQFLGPDNDTLTLSGVLLPEITGGRLSLFALEQIAELGRAWPLIEGSGTIYGMFVIESLSQTKAEFFSSGVCRRIEFTLTLKRTDESLGEMFGSLSDQLSAMQGAAVTAAGKVSAAAGGLFS; translated from the coding sequence ATGATGATGACGCTGGGCTTATTTGTTTTCATGCTGAAAACGGTGCCGTATCAGGAACTGCAGTATCAGCGCAGCTGGCGTTTACCGTCAAACAGCCGCGTGGGCGCGAGGCCGTCGCTGCAGTTTTTAGGCCCGGACAACGACACGCTGACGCTTTCCGGCGTGCTGCTGCCGGAGATTACCGGCGGCAGGCTGTCGCTGTTTGCGCTTGAGCAGATTGCGGAGCTGGGCCGCGCATGGCCGCTCATTGAGGGCAGCGGGACGATTTACGGCATGTTCGTGATTGAAAGCCTGAGTCAGACCAAAGCGGAGTTCTTCAGCAGCGGCGTGTGCCGCCGCATTGAATTCACGCTGACGCTGAAGCGCACCGATGAATCTCTGGGGGAAATGTTCGGCAGCCTCAGCGATCAGCTGTCTGCCATGCAGGGCGCAGCAGTTACCGCCGCCGGGAAGGTGAGCGCGGCAGCAGGAGGATTATTTTCATGA
- a CDS encoding phage tail assembly protein → MTDKITTNEKIVELDTPILRGKSEITHITVRKPQSGALRGTRLQALLDMDVNALITVLPRITTPALTTAEINEMDPADLVSLSVEVVTFLLKKSVLSDLATA, encoded by the coding sequence ATGACTGACAAAATCACCACAAATGAAAAAATCGTTGAGCTGGACACCCCGATCCTGCGCGGCAAAAGCGAAATCACACACATCACCGTGCGCAAGCCACAGTCCGGTGCGCTGCGTGGCACCCGCCTGCAGGCGCTGCTGGACATGGACGTGAACGCACTGATCACCGTGCTGCCGCGCATTACCACCCCGGCGCTGACCACGGCGGAAATTAACGAAATGGACCCCGCCGATCTGGTCAGCCTGTCAGTGGAGGTGGTCACTTTTTTGCTGAAGAAGTCGGTCCTGTCGGATTTAGCGACGGCCTGA